Proteins from a single region of Undibacterium sp. KW1:
- a CDS encoding DUF2059 domain-containing protein, producing MKLWSGLLFSAVLACSAAHAEKPTEASVKELLVLTNSQQILKSTEAQMDVVMKNMMKAALKDQTINADQQKILDKFRDKVIDIHKAEMTWDKLEPIFIEIYSNSLTQEEVDGIAVFYRSPAGKAYVSKIPVIVQQSMGAMQKVVTPMMDKMMEASKKMADELRDLEKNK from the coding sequence ATGAAACTATGGTCAGGTTTACTATTTTCAGCCGTGCTGGCTTGCTCTGCTGCCCATGCAGAAAAACCGACTGAAGCCTCAGTCAAGGAATTGCTGGTATTGACGAATAGTCAGCAAATACTGAAAAGTACAGAGGCACAGATGGATGTCGTCATGAAAAACATGATGAAAGCTGCCCTGAAAGACCAGACTATCAATGCTGACCAGCAAAAAATCCTGGATAAGTTCCGGGATAAAGTCATAGATATCCACAAGGCAGAAATGACTTGGGACAAACTCGAACCCATTTTTATTGAAATCTATTCAAATTCCCTGACTCAGGAAGAAGTCGATGGGATAGCTGTTTTCTACAGATCCCCGGCAGGTAAAGCTTATGTCAGCAAAATTCCAGTCATCGTTCAGCAAAGCATGGGAGCAATGCAAAAAGTGGTCACTCCCATGATGGACAAAATGATGGAAGCGTCCAAAAAAATGGCAGATGAATTACGTGACCTGGAGAAAAATAAATAA
- a CDS encoding glycosyltransferase: protein MTDTKHFIFLGMGMLGDIFPFLSLATEMQRRGHRVTMLLSPVHARHAEMAGIAYEVLGRQEDYDAALRNPDMWNTRTGMAVVLASCKCVFTEIPDYFANLPPDQDCVLISHPLGLAAADLVRSFRPDIPIVAAYLAPSNLRTVHDPLVMGDLFIPRWLPVWMRHWLWTYADKNFVDPVAVPMVNQARLARNLPPITSLAPYMYAVPDLSISFFPAWFAAVQPDWPTTMAMGEFQLYDSSKATDLSTELEGFLASGPAPVIFTPGSGNIQARHYFECAQQAVQKLGLRAIFLSTHREQIASALPADILWQSYLPLRSILPRASALIHHGGIGTTAEALRAGIPQLLTPLAFDQFDNAARVKNLGAGDFLRMSRLTAGKLTRSLSQLLRSASINTNCAILAQKFKKTGHAESLCDAIEAVELKQKL from the coding sequence ATGACTGACACCAAGCATTTCATCTTTTTGGGTATGGGTATGCTTGGGGACATCTTCCCTTTTCTGAGTCTGGCTACTGAAATGCAGAGACGCGGGCACAGAGTCACCATGCTTTTGTCGCCGGTACATGCCAGGCATGCAGAAATGGCCGGGATTGCCTATGAAGTACTGGGCAGGCAAGAAGACTATGACGCTGCCTTGCGTAATCCAGATATGTGGAATACACGGACAGGCATGGCCGTGGTACTTGCCTCATGCAAATGCGTATTTACAGAAATACCTGATTACTTTGCTAACCTGCCACCCGATCAGGATTGCGTATTGATCAGCCATCCTCTGGGTCTGGCAGCAGCAGATCTGGTGCGCAGCTTCCGTCCGGATATTCCCATCGTCGCGGCTTATCTCGCGCCATCTAATTTAAGAACGGTGCATGATCCCCTGGTCATGGGGGATTTATTCATACCGCGCTGGTTACCGGTATGGATGCGTCACTGGCTTTGGACTTATGCAGATAAAAATTTTGTTGATCCGGTAGCTGTACCGATGGTCAATCAGGCCAGGCTGGCCAGGAATCTGCCACCGATTACCAGCCTCGCACCGTATATGTATGCAGTACCAGACCTGAGTATCAGTTTTTTCCCGGCATGGTTTGCCGCAGTACAGCCAGACTGGCCGACAACTATGGCCATGGGAGAATTCCAGCTCTATGACAGCAGCAAGGCTACAGACTTATCCACAGAACTCGAAGGATTTCTGGCCTCAGGGCCTGCACCTGTGATATTTACCCCAGGTTCAGGGAATATACAGGCTCGTCATTATTTTGAATGTGCACAGCAGGCAGTGCAAAAACTGGGTTTGCGGGCGATATTCCTGAGTACTCACCGTGAGCAGATCGCCTCTGCTCTACCGGCTGACATACTCTGGCAAAGTTATCTGCCACTGCGCAGCATCTTGCCGCGTGCATCAGCACTGATACACCATGGGGGCATAGGTACGACAGCAGAAGCGCTAAGAGCGGGCATACCGCAGTTGCTGACGCCACTGGCTTTTGACCAGTTCGACAATGCTGCGCGTGTAAAAAATCTGGGTGCAGGTGATTTTCTACGCATGTCACGTCTGACTGCTGGAAAATTGACGCGCAGCCTGTCACAACTGCTGCGCTCTGCATCCATCAACACCAATTGCGCAATCCTTGCACAGAAATTTAAAAAAACTGGTCATGCAGAATCTTTATGTGATGCGATTGAAGCGGTAGAATTAAAACAGAAACTATAA
- a CDS encoding arabinose transporter, with the protein MSLSSQSSPPLSAAPAAAGGSVFLKLLPLTLAVFIGFLTMGMQLPVLPLYLHNSLGMSTLVVGLVIGAQFTVALLSRAWAGNFADMRGTKRAVLTGAVTIASSGLVYLASLPFVATPVVSVWILLAGRVLLAIGESLMVTGALGWGIGLVGPQNAGKVMAWVGIAIYGAFAFGAPAGVAIHAQLGFAGIGIATICMPVVALLVALYIPAIAPTATTRMPFYKVLSTVMIPGLGLALASIGFGVITAFSALLFAAKNWGNSSLAFTFFGVAFIGARILFGHLPDKLGGARVALVNVVIEAAGLLLIWWADTASLAYIGVALTGFGYSLAFPGFGVEATRRAPPQSRSVAMGAYVAFLDMSLGIVSPLAGFIAGHWGVDAVFLAASVAVALSLLVAVRLLGKASASV; encoded by the coding sequence ATGTCTTTATCTTCTCAATCTTCGCCACCATTGTCTGCAGCACCCGCAGCCGCTGGTGGCAGTGTTTTTCTGAAATTGCTGCCGCTGACACTGGCTGTTTTTATCGGCTTTCTGACCATGGGTATGCAACTACCCGTATTGCCCTTATACCTGCATAACAGCCTGGGCATGAGTACCCTGGTCGTAGGACTGGTCATCGGTGCACAATTTACCGTCGCCCTGCTGTCACGCGCCTGGGCTGGCAATTTTGCTGACATGCGTGGTACCAAACGGGCCGTACTCACGGGTGCCGTGACTATTGCCAGCTCAGGCCTGGTGTATCTGGCATCGCTGCCATTTGTTGCTACACCTGTGGTATCGGTGTGGATATTGCTGGCTGGCCGTGTCTTGCTGGCGATAGGTGAGAGCCTGATGGTTACAGGAGCCCTGGGCTGGGGCATAGGCCTGGTCGGGCCACAAAATGCAGGCAAGGTCATGGCCTGGGTAGGCATCGCCATTTATGGAGCATTTGCCTTCGGTGCGCCGGCTGGTGTCGCCATCCATGCACAATTGGGATTTGCCGGTATAGGCATTGCGACTATCTGCATGCCGGTAGTGGCGTTGCTGGTCGCTTTATACATACCTGCCATCGCACCGACAGCTACTACCCGCATGCCTTTTTACAAGGTATTGAGTACCGTCATGATACCTGGCCTGGGCTTGGCTCTGGCCAGTATAGGTTTTGGTGTGATCACGGCTTTTTCTGCCTTGTTGTTTGCAGCAAAAAACTGGGGTAATTCTTCGCTCGCATTTACCTTCTTTGGCGTAGCTTTCATTGGGGCCAGGATATTATTTGGTCATTTGCCAGACAAGCTCGGTGGAGCCAGGGTAGCACTCGTCAATGTGGTAATAGAAGCTGCAGGCCTACTGTTGATCTGGTGGGCTGATACTGCCAGCTTGGCTTATATAGGTGTTGCCCTGACGGGCTTTGGCTATTCACTGGCCTTCCCCGGTTTCGGTGTAGAAGCTACGCGCCGTGCCCCACCGCAAAGCCGCAGCGTCGCCATGGGTGCCTATGTCGCTTTTCTCGACATGTCGCTGGGCATAGTCAGTCCATTGGCAGGTTTTATCGCCGGGCATTGGGGAGTTGATGCTGTTTTTCTGGCAGCCAGCGTGGCAGTTGCTTTGTCTTTACTGGTGGCTGTGCGTTTGCTGGGAAAAGCATCTGCAAGCGTATAA
- a CDS encoding TetR family transcriptional regulator, whose protein sequence is MSKPQTPFISSRKRPQQSRSADLVATILEAALQVLQREGAQKFTTARVAERAGVSVGSVYQYFPNKAAILFRLQSDEWRQTGGMLREILQDTQQAPLERLRSLVHAFIRSECEEAQMRSALTDIAPQYNDDPEAQEAWQYWDQTVQVFIEELLPTATAATRSIVEELISTTLSSAGEHVSANGYPTDRIDDYADAMADMFCVYLSSVKSKK, encoded by the coding sequence ATGAGTAAACCTCAAACCCCTTTTATTTCTTCAAGAAAGCGGCCCCAGCAAAGTCGCTCGGCTGACCTGGTGGCCACCATATTGGAAGCTGCTCTCCAGGTTTTGCAGCGTGAAGGCGCACAAAAATTTACTACGGCGCGGGTGGCCGAAAGAGCGGGCGTTAGCGTGGGTTCTGTGTATCAGTATTTTCCCAACAAGGCGGCCATCCTGTTCCGTCTGCAAAGTGATGAATGGCGGCAGACTGGCGGCATGTTGCGCGAGATATTGCAGGATACCCAGCAGGCACCGCTGGAGCGCTTACGTAGCCTGGTCCATGCTTTCATTCGTTCAGAATGTGAAGAAGCCCAGATGCGTAGTGCCCTGACCGATATCGCCCCGCAGTATAACGATGATCCTGAAGCGCAGGAAGCATGGCAATACTGGGATCAGACCGTGCAGGTATTTATTGAGGAATTGCTGCCCACGGCAACAGCAGCGACACGTTCCATCGTTGAAGAACTGATTTCCACCACGCTCAGCAGTGCTGGTGAACATGTGTCGGCAAATGGCTATCCAACTGACAGGATAGATGACTATGCGGATGCCATGGCAGATATGTTTTGTGTTTACCTGAGCAGCGTCAAAAGCAAAAAGTAA
- the putA gene encoding trifunctional transcriptional regulator/proline dehydrogenase/L-glutamate gamma-semialdehyde dehydrogenase has protein sequence MIAITVPANNQPFSALQAELLPTASPLRTAITEAYRRSEPDAVQWLLGNVNAHEDQQKSVAELAHRLVSNVRQQRTRASGVDALMHEFSLSSEEGVALMCLAEALLRIPDHQTADRLIADKISKGDWRKHLGESPSLFVNAATWGLLVTGKLVSTNSEQSLGSALTRLIARGGEPLIRKGVDMAMRMLGNQFVTGQTIEEALKNSQDNEKRGYRYSYDMLGEAALTAKDAAFYYKAYETAIHAIGRASNGRGIKNGPGISVKLSALHPRYSRAQRERTMNELLPLLKKLLLLAKQYNIGLNIDAEETDRLELSLDLMEALAFDADLKGFEGIGFVVQGYQKRCPFVIDYLVDLARRSGSKFMIRLVKGAYWDAEIKRSQVDGMSGFPVYTRKVYTDLSYLTCAQKLLAATDVIYPQFATHNALTLSTIYTWAQKAGITDYEFQCLHGMGETLYDQVVGKDKLDKPCRIYAPVGSHQTLLAYLVRRLLENGANSSFVNQIVDESVSIESMLADPIAVSRELGGAPHAAIALPKDLFGKERKNSAGLDFSNELELQKISAHFAESSQQSLTAAPILHGQVSATQTRPVNNPANQLDVVGEVIEADAQDVQTALHAAEQYAMDWQTTAPVERAAVLKKAADLLETQTLDFMALAIREAGKSLPNALAEVREAVDFLRYYAAQVESQANTQALGPVVCISPWNFPLAIFIGEVSAALAAGNVVLAKPAEQTPLIAYRAIQLMHEAGVPRGALQFLPGTGEVVGAQLVADHRVKGVIFTGSTEVAQIINRTLAKRAVAEGIDIPLIAETGGQNAMIVDSSALPEQVVNDVLSSAFDSAGQRCSALRVLCLQEDIADKTIEMLHGAMQELRIGQPDRLSIDIGPVIDAEAQNNLMSHINGMRGKAKSFYTLDLAAACRAGTFVAPTVMEIANLADLKKEVFGPVLHVLRYKRNDLPALIDQINATGFGLTLGIHTRIDETIDFIISRAHVGNIYVNRNIVGAVVGVQPFGGEGKSGTGPKAGGPLYLKRLQRTPVTGLGGHTVYERQSPPALEALLVWAQKQGHQKIAELGEHYAHNSPYKVTQVLPGPTGERNTLSFAPRGRIFCAATTVNCIINQLAATLATGNLPVLPAQTMAILPAGLPAEVSKLIINAEAEQCGAQLALVEGGLLSHYKLLFAGLDDAIVSVVETQDHAEIPLWRLMAERALCVNTTAAGGNASLMTLAT, from the coding sequence ATGATTGCGATAACCGTGCCAGCCAATAACCAGCCTTTTTCTGCCCTGCAAGCAGAGCTACTTCCCACTGCCAGCCCTCTCAGAACTGCCATTACCGAAGCATACCGCCGATCCGAGCCAGATGCGGTGCAATGGCTGCTCGGCAATGTAAATGCCCATGAGGACCAGCAAAAGAGTGTTGCAGAACTGGCACACCGCCTGGTCAGCAATGTACGCCAGCAACGCACCCGCGCTTCTGGTGTTGATGCCCTGATGCATGAATTTTCACTGTCGTCAGAAGAAGGTGTGGCCCTGATGTGTCTGGCCGAGGCGCTGCTGCGCATCCCCGATCATCAAACCGCTGACCGTCTGATTGCCGACAAGATCAGCAAAGGCGACTGGCGCAAGCACCTGGGTGAATCACCTTCGCTGTTTGTGAATGCCGCCACATGGGGCTTGCTGGTGACTGGCAAGCTGGTCAGCACGAATAGCGAACAAAGCCTGGGTTCTGCCCTGACACGTTTGATCGCCAGGGGTGGTGAGCCCTTGATACGCAAAGGCGTCGATATGGCCATGCGCATGCTGGGCAACCAGTTCGTCACTGGCCAGACCATAGAAGAAGCGCTGAAAAACAGCCAGGACAATGAAAAACGCGGCTACCGCTATTCTTATGACATGCTGGGCGAAGCCGCGCTGACCGCCAAGGATGCTGCCTTTTACTACAAAGCCTATGAGACTGCGATCCATGCGATAGGCAGGGCCTCGAATGGCCGTGGCATCAAGAATGGCCCTGGCATTTCAGTCAAACTGTCTGCCCTGCACCCACGCTATTCACGCGCCCAGCGTGAGCGCACGATGAATGAATTGCTGCCGCTGCTGAAAAAACTGCTGTTGCTGGCCAAGCAATACAACATAGGCCTGAATATTGATGCAGAAGAAACCGACAGACTGGAATTGTCGCTGGACCTGATGGAAGCGCTGGCTTTTGATGCTGACCTCAAAGGTTTTGAAGGCATAGGTTTTGTCGTGCAGGGCTATCAAAAACGTTGCCCCTTCGTCATCGATTACCTGGTCGATCTGGCACGCCGTAGCGGCAGCAAGTTCATGATACGCCTGGTCAAGGGGGCTTACTGGGATGCAGAAATCAAGCGCTCGCAAGTCGATGGCATGAGCGGTTTCCCGGTCTATACTCGCAAGGTGTATACCGATTTGTCTTACCTGACCTGTGCGCAAAAACTGCTGGCTGCGACTGATGTGATTTATCCACAGTTTGCCACCCACAATGCTCTGACCTTATCGACCATTTATACCTGGGCACAAAAAGCCGGTATTACTGATTATGAATTCCAGTGCCTGCATGGCATGGGCGAGACCCTGTATGACCAGGTGGTAGGTAAAGACAAGCTGGACAAACCTTGCCGTATCTATGCCCCGGTAGGCTCACACCAGACCTTGCTGGCTTACCTGGTACGCCGCCTGCTGGAAAATGGCGCGAACTCCTCCTTCGTCAACCAGATCGTTGATGAGAGCGTATCGATAGAATCCATGCTGGCCGACCCGATAGCCGTCTCGCGTGAGCTCGGTGGTGCACCGCATGCAGCCATTGCCTTGCCCAAGGATTTGTTTGGCAAGGAAAGAAAAAATTCTGCTGGCCTGGATTTTTCGAATGAGCTGGAACTGCAAAAAATCAGCGCTCACTTTGCCGAGAGCAGCCAGCAAAGTTTGACAGCGGCACCCATCCTGCATGGTCAGGTCTCTGCCACGCAAACCCGTCCTGTGAATAACCCGGCAAACCAGTTGGATGTCGTTGGCGAAGTCATCGAAGCCGATGCCCAGGATGTGCAAACCGCCCTGCATGCAGCAGAACAATATGCGATGGACTGGCAAACCACAGCGCCGGTAGAACGCGCTGCTGTTCTGAAGAAAGCCGCTGATTTGCTGGAAACGCAAACCCTGGATTTTATGGCGCTGGCAATACGTGAAGCCGGTAAATCCCTGCCAAATGCACTGGCAGAAGTGCGCGAAGCGGTTGATTTTTTGCGCTATTACGCCGCCCAGGTAGAGAGCCAGGCAAATACCCAGGCTTTGGGGCCGGTCGTCTGTATCAGCCCATGGAATTTCCCGCTGGCCATCTTCATTGGTGAAGTCAGTGCCGCGCTGGCTGCTGGTAACGTCGTGCTGGCCAAGCCGGCAGAGCAAACCCCGCTGATCGCTTATCGCGCCATTCAACTGATGCATGAAGCGGGCGTGCCGCGTGGTGCCCTGCAATTCTTGCCAGGCACGGGTGAAGTCGTTGGTGCGCAGTTGGTGGCAGATCACCGCGTCAAGGGTGTGATTTTTACTGGCTCAACTGAAGTCGCACAAATCATCAACCGCACGCTGGCAAAACGCGCTGTGGCAGAGGGCATCGATATACCGCTGATTGCAGAAACCGGTGGCCAGAATGCCATGATCGTTGATAGCAGCGCCTTGCCTGAGCAAGTCGTCAATGATGTCTTGTCCTCTGCTTTTGACAGTGCGGGCCAGCGCTGTTCAGCCCTGCGCGTGCTATGCCTGCAAGAAGATATCGCCGACAAGACCATAGAAATGCTGCACGGTGCCATGCAGGAATTGCGTATAGGCCAGCCTGACCGCCTATCCATCGATATTGGCCCAGTCATCGATGCAGAGGCCCAGAATAATCTGATGAGCCATATCAATGGCATGCGTGGTAAAGCCAAGTCCTTCTACACGCTGGACCTGGCAGCCGCTTGCCGCGCAGGTACTTTTGTCGCCCCTACCGTCATGGAAATCGCCAACCTGGCTGATTTGAAAAAAGAAGTCTTCGGCCCGGTATTGCATGTCTTGCGTTACAAGCGCAATGACTTGCCTGCATTGATAGACCAGATCAATGCTACTGGTTTTGGCCTGACCCTGGGTATCCATACCCGCATTGATGAAACCATCGATTTCATCATCTCCCGCGCCCATGTCGGTAATATCTATGTGAACCGCAATATCGTTGGTGCGGTAGTGGGTGTACAACCCTTTGGTGGTGAAGGCAAATCCGGTACCGGCCCCAAAGCTGGCGGCCCGCTGTACCTGAAACGCCTGCAACGCACGCCTGTCACTGGCCTGGGCGGACATACCGTATATGAACGCCAGTCACCACCAGCACTGGAAGCCTTACTGGTCTGGGCACAAAAACAGGGGCATCAAAAAATTGCCGAACTGGGTGAACATTATGCCCACAACAGCCCATACAAAGTAACCCAGGTCTTGCCTGGCCCGACGGGCGAACGCAATACCCTGTCGTTTGCGCCGCGTGGCCGTATATTTTGCGCAGCAACGACAGTCAACTGCATCATCAACCAACTGGCAGCAACGCTGGCCACCGGCAACCTGCCGGTACTGCCAGCACAAACCATGGCTATCCTGCCTGCCGGTTTGCCAGCCGAAGTCAGCAAACTCATCATTAATGCCGAAGCAGAACAATGTGGTGCCCAGCTCGCCCTGGTGGAAGGTGGCTTGCTGTCGCATTACAAGCTCTTGTTTGCGGGTCTGGATGACGCTATTGTTTCCGTTGTCGAAACCCAGGACCATGCAGAAATTCCTTTGTGGCGTCTGATGGCTGAACGGGCGCTGTGTGTGAATACCACCGCTGCAGGTGGCAATGCGAGTTTGATGACATTGGCGACCTGA
- a CDS encoding Lrp/AsnC ligand binding domain-containing protein, protein MLDKISKRILAELQNDGRISNVELATRVNLSPAACLERVRKLQESGYILGYTAQLNPHLLDVALLVFIEVVLDRTTPDVFDAFRRGVQAIPEVLECHMVAGGFDYLVKARVKDMNAYRDFLGKSLLQLNGVRETHTYAVMEEVKNTSCLPIK, encoded by the coding sequence ATGCTCGACAAAATCAGTAAAAGAATTCTGGCCGAATTGCAAAACGATGGCCGTATCAGTAATGTAGAATTGGCAACAAGGGTAAACCTCTCTCCTGCTGCCTGTCTGGAACGCGTGCGCAAGCTGCAAGAATCCGGCTACATACTTGGATACACAGCCCAGCTCAATCCACATCTGCTAGATGTGGCCCTGTTGGTGTTCATAGAAGTTGTGCTCGACCGCACGACCCCAGACGTGTTCGACGCTTTCCGGCGTGGCGTACAAGCCATCCCTGAAGTGCTGGAATGCCATATGGTGGCGGGTGGTTTTGACTACCTCGTCAAGGCACGTGTCAAAGACATGAATGCCTACCGCGACTTTTTGGGCAAATCCCTGCTGCAATTAAACGGTGTGCGTGAAACGCATACCTATGCAGTGATGGAAGAAGTTAAAAATACCAGTTGCTTGCCGATTAAATAG
- a CDS encoding LysE family translocator, protein MLGTQDLVQFIIAGILLNIAPGPDSILIMTRSATQGWRAGSAAALGIGAGTLVHIMAAALGLSALLATSATAFTIVKLAGAAYLLYIGASMLFSKAKSAEINTEAKASLPVLSHRKIFMQGFLTNILNPKVAIFFLAFVPQFIAADASNKPLALIVLGCIFNFNGMLWCHFLAISTAFARQRMRVNQAVTLWLNRFIGLMFVSFGIKLALSGKH, encoded by the coding sequence ATGTTAGGCACACAAGACCTCGTCCAGTTCATCATTGCCGGTATCTTGCTCAATATCGCCCCCGGCCCCGATTCCATCCTCATCATGACACGCAGCGCGACGCAGGGTTGGCGTGCGGGTTCGGCGGCAGCGCTGGGCATAGGTGCGGGTACTCTGGTACATATCATGGCGGCGGCACTGGGTTTGTCGGCTTTGCTGGCGACTTCTGCCACAGCCTTCACTATCGTTAAACTGGCTGGTGCGGCTTATCTTTTGTATATAGGTGCATCCATGCTGTTTAGCAAGGCAAAATCTGCTGAAATCAATACCGAGGCCAAAGCCAGCCTGCCGGTACTCAGCCACCGCAAGATTTTCATGCAGGGGTTTTTGACGAATATCCTGAACCCGAAAGTGGCGATTTTCTTTTTGGCTTTCGTGCCGCAATTTATCGCTGCTGATGCCAGCAACAAGCCACTAGCCTTGATCGTGCTGGGTTGCATCTTCAATTTCAATGGCATGCTGTGGTGCCATTTCCTCGCTATCTCGACTGCATTTGCGAGACAGCGCATGCGTGTCAATCAGGCTGTCACGCTGTGGCTGAACCGCTTCATTGGTTTGATGTTTGTTTCTTTTGGTATCAAGCTGGCGCTGTCGGGCAAGCATTGA
- a CDS encoding long-chain fatty acid--CoA ligase has product MSTSLQTATTPDLSTVQTLAELFAWRVAKTPDAEAYRQFDDAQGLWISYSWRQTQERVQGFIKALSPLALEHGSRIAILLPNGLHAVCMDQAVQACGFVPVPMHALDNPASIAYILSDSDAAFLIAASDRQWKDIASAGLELPALRQVVVLEKELDAAALPANVPVVQIDEWLASAAHLQAAAKGPVADDLAALVYTSGTTGKPKGVMLTHTNVVSNVKAVVHRVSPVISDVFLSFLPLSHTFERTAGYYLPIAAGACVAFSRSVKQLPQDLLEVRPTILISVPRIYERVYGVIQTKLSASKLQANLFNLAIATGWRRFSREQGLLKGDGMAALFDSLRWLVLEPLIASKLKNQFGGRLRVAVSGGAALSQAISQCFLGLGIPIVQGYGMTETAPVVAFNAPDDNDPATVGRAVEKVEVRIGENAELQVRGPNVMRGYWKREEDTAKTFIDGWLRTGDQASIVDGRVRILGRVKEIIVTSTGEKIAPVDLELAIMNDAVFEQAYAFGENAPFIACAVVLSRAYWLELSTSLGLNPDDAASLKSAQAQKAVVQRIKALTKGFPYYAQPRAAILTLEPWTVENTLITPTLKLKRNNLLAHFAADIEAVYKR; this is encoded by the coding sequence ATGTCTACCTCATTGCAAACAGCAACAACTCCCGACTTATCCACAGTACAAACCCTGGCAGAATTATTTGCCTGGCGGGTAGCTAAAACTCCTGATGCCGAAGCCTACCGGCAATTCGATGATGCACAGGGCCTGTGGATATCTTATTCATGGCGACAAACGCAAGAGCGGGTACAGGGTTTTATCAAGGCCTTGTCACCGCTGGCACTCGAGCATGGTTCCCGCATTGCCATCCTGTTGCCAAATGGCTTGCATGCAGTTTGCATGGACCAGGCCGTGCAGGCTTGTGGCTTTGTACCTGTGCCCATGCATGCGCTGGATAACCCGGCCAGTATTGCCTATATCCTTAGTGACAGCGATGCTGCATTTTTAATCGCCGCAAGCGACAGGCAATGGAAAGATATCGCCAGTGCAGGTCTGGAATTGCCAGCACTGCGCCAGGTTGTTGTGCTGGAAAAAGAGCTGGATGCTGCAGCCTTGCCAGCCAATGTCCCGGTCGTACAAATCGACGAATGGCTGGCCAGCGCAGCACATCTGCAAGCCGCGGCAAAAGGCCCGGTAGCCGATGACCTGGCAGCCCTGGTCTATACCTCGGGCACGACAGGCAAACCCAAGGGCGTCATGCTGACGCACACGAATGTGGTGTCCAACGTCAAGGCAGTTGTCCACAGGGTGTCGCCAGTTATTAGCGATGTGTTTTTATCCTTTCTGCCCTTGTCACATACCTTTGAACGTACAGCTGGTTATTACCTTCCGATTGCTGCTGGTGCCTGCGTTGCCTTCTCGCGCTCGGTCAAGCAATTGCCACAAGACTTGCTGGAAGTACGGCCAACGATCCTGATTTCCGTCCCGCGTATTTATGAGCGTGTGTATGGCGTGATCCAGACCAAACTGTCGGCATCCAAACTGCAGGCAAATTTGTTTAATCTGGCGATTGCCACTGGCTGGCGCCGCTTCAGCCGTGAGCAGGGTTTGCTCAAGGGTGATGGCATGGCAGCCTTGTTCGACAGCCTGCGCTGGCTGGTGCTGGAACCTTTGATTGCCAGCAAACTCAAGAACCAGTTTGGTGGCCGCTTGCGGGTGGCGGTCAGTGGTGGTGCGGCACTGTCACAGGCAATTTCACAATGCTTCCTGGGTCTCGGTATCCCTATCGTGCAGGGTTATGGCATGACCGAGACTGCGCCCGTAGTCGCCTTCAATGCGCCCGATGATAATGACCCAGCCACCGTAGGCCGGGCTGTGGAAAAGGTAGAAGTGCGCATAGGTGAAAATGCAGAATTGCAGGTGCGTGGCCCGAATGTCATGCGCGGCTACTGGAAGCGTGAAGAAGATACTGCCAAGACCTTTATCGATGGCTGGCTGCGTACTGGTGACCAGGCCTCGATCGTTGATGGCCGTGTGCGCATTCTTGGTCGCGTCAAGGAAATCATCGTCACCTCTACGGGTGAAAAAATCGCCCCGGTTGATCTGGAACTGGCGATCATGAATGATGCCGTGTTTGAGCAAGCCTATGCCTTTGGCGAAAATGCCCCCTTCATCGCCTGCGCCGTCGTGCTGAGCCGCGCTTACTGGCTGGAGTTGTCCACTTCACTGGGCCTCAATCCTGACGATGCTGCCAGCCTGAAATCAGCGCAGGCACAAAAAGCAGTGGTGCAACGTATCAAGGCGCTGACCAAAGGTTTTCCCTACTATGCACAACCACGCGCCGCGATTTTGACGCTGGAACCATGGACGGTGGAAAACACCCTGATCACACCTACCCTGAAGCTCAAGCGCAATAATTTGCTCGCGCATTTTGCTGCGGATATCGAGGCTGTGTATAAGCGTTGA